Proteins from a genomic interval of Methanolacinia paynteri:
- a CDS encoding formylmethanofuran dehydrogenase subunit A, with translation MSEYLIKNGWVIDPLNNIYGEVMDIAVRDGKIVESVGSSAEVIDAGGNLTMPGGVDSHTHICGTKVNFGRYMSPEDMRAGRGRARRNMHPVSGYSVPTVYANTYRYSAMGYTTVLEGAMAPFEARHTHEEFAHTTLQDTMANTLFDGNWSAMEAIHDGDLKKTAAVVAWYLTAAKGFGLKLTNPGGTEAWGYGKDVNCIHERVPYFDVTPAEIIDYMIRANEFLKLPHSVHLHCNNLGKPGNYKCTLETMNRTPDLNDKRQTLYLTHVQFHSYGGSSWHDFCSKSDDVAWMVNRKSQVAIDMGQVMFGRTTTMTADGPMEFNLFRLYNNKWSNHDVELETGSGVIPVFYSRKNLVNSIMWAIGLELALQVKDPWRCMLTTDNPNGAPFVKYPEIAALLMSKKYRDLEMETVHPDIYKRVLLQTLDRELDWNEIAIMTRAAQAKALGIVDLGKGHLGVGADADIAIYPLKPYEIDPTVEYEKVIAGLSCTEHTIKRGRPVSRKGACLVHGSNTTFWVKPEVPEEYDISRDPEFIKKFERYYTVRMSNYPVREEYLHRNYCIETKPDF, from the coding sequence ATGAGCGAATATCTCATCAAAAACGGCTGGGTCATCGATCCCCTGAACAATATATACGGCGAGGTAATGGATATCGCCGTTAGGGACGGAAAGATCGTCGAGTCTGTCGGAAGCTCCGCCGAGGTGATCGATGCGGGCGGAAACCTGACTATGCCGGGCGGTGTGGATTCCCATACACATATCTGCGGAACGAAGGTGAACTTCGGCAGGTACATGAGCCCCGAGGATATGCGTGCAGGAAGGGGGCGTGCCCGCCGGAATATGCATCCTGTCTCGGGATACAGCGTCCCGACGGTTTATGCGAATACCTACCGCTACAGTGCCATGGGGTATACGACAGTTCTCGAAGGTGCGATGGCTCCGTTCGAAGCCCGGCACACTCACGAGGAGTTCGCCCATACAACCCTCCAGGATACGATGGCCAATACGCTTTTCGACGGCAACTGGTCGGCGATGGAGGCGATCCATGACGGCGACCTTAAGAAGACCGCCGCCGTCGTAGCATGGTACCTGACTGCGGCAAAAGGATTTGGGTTAAAGCTTACAAATCCCGGCGGGACCGAGGCATGGGGATATGGTAAGGACGTAAACTGTATCCATGAAAGGGTACCGTATTTCGATGTGACGCCTGCAGAGATCATAGACTACATGATACGGGCGAACGAGTTCCTGAAGCTACCGCATTCGGTCCACCTTCACTGCAACAACCTAGGAAAGCCGGGCAACTACAAGTGCACTCTTGAGACGATGAACAGGACGCCGGACTTAAACGACAAGAGGCAGACCCTTTACCTCACGCACGTCCAGTTCCATTCTTACGGCGGATCTTCCTGGCATGATTTCTGCTCGAAGTCAGACGATGTCGCGTGGATGGTGAACAGAAAATCACAGGTTGCAATCGATATGGGTCAGGTGATGTTCGGGAGGACGACCACGATGACGGCAGACGGTCCGATGGAGTTTAATCTCTTCCGTCTCTACAACAACAAGTGGAGCAACCATGATGTCGAGCTTGAGACCGGGTCAGGAGTTATTCCGGTATTTTACAGCAGGAAGAATCTCGTCAATTCAATAATGTGGGCGATAGGGCTTGAACTCGCCCTACAGGTGAAAGACCCGTGGCGCTGCATGCTTACGACCGACAACCCCAACGGAGCTCCGTTTGTAAAGTATCCCGAGATTGCCGCCCTTTTGATGAGCAAAAAGTACCGTGATCTCGAGATGGAGACCGTTCATCCGGATATCTATAAACGTGTTCTGCTTCAGACTCTTGACCGCGAACTCGACTGGAACGAGATCGCGATAATGACCCGGGCGGCGCAGGCGAAGGCTCTCGGAATAGTAGATCTCGGAAAGGGTCATCTTGGAGTCGGTGCAGATGCGGATATCGCCATATACCCGTTAAAACCGTACGAGATCGATCCTACGGTCGAGTATGAGAAGGTGATAGCAGGTCTTTCGTGTACCGAGCATACGATAAAAAGGGGAAGGCCGGTCTCAAGGAAGGGCGCATGCCTTGTTCACGGGAGTAATACTACGTTCTGGGTAAAACCGGAGGTTCCAGAGGAGTATGACATCAGCCGTGACCCGGAGTTCATAAAGAAGTTCGAGAGGTATTATACAGTCAGGATGAGCAATTATCCTGTCCGCGAGGAGTACCTGCACAGGAATTACTGTATCGAGACGAAACCCGATTTTTAA
- a CDS encoding PH domain-containing protein encodes MSEIELFKDFKPVTRFKKYNLIVVSLVVIILWLCIAWIIPVFENTLLNIIVVALLIISLLVTVVWNSLYYKSIVYHLNETEMTWKRGVWFRQTGIVPYNRITNVDIVQGPLMRIFGISNLRIQTAGYSAQNVAEIRITGIEEPEPLREMIMGFVRSRGAVAAATGGDDSESPGQVSSGEILDELREIRKILNKIAEK; translated from the coding sequence ATGTCAGAGATAGAGCTATTTAAGGATTTTAAGCCGGTGACGCGGTTTAAAAAATATAATCTTATCGTGGTCTCTCTGGTAGTAATTATCCTGTGGCTTTGTATTGCGTGGATCATACCTGTTTTTGAGAACACTCTTCTGAATATTATAGTCGTTGCTCTGTTGATTATCTCCCTCCTGGTTACTGTAGTATGGAATTCACTTTATTACAAATCGATCGTCTATCACCTGAACGAAACCGAGATGACATGGAAGAGAGGGGTCTGGTTCAGGCAGACTGGAATTGTTCCGTACAACAGGATTACCAATGTCGATATCGTGCAGGGGCCCCTGATGAGAATTTTCGGAATATCGAATCTCAGGATCCAGACTGCCGGGTACTCTGCGCAAAATGTTGCGGAGATCAGGATAACTGGTATTGAGGAGCCCGAACCTCTTCGCGAAATGATAATGGGCTTCGTGAGGAGCAGGGGGGCGGTCGCGGCAGCAACGGGCGGTGATGATAGTGAGAGTCCCGGTCAGGTTTCATCCGGAGAGATCCTTGACGAACTGCGGGAAATCAGGAAAATACTGAATAAAATAGCTGAAAAATAA
- a CDS encoding molybdopterin molybdotransferase MoeA, with the protein MKSSFLSLIRVDEAVDLAKSIAPAMPPEKVLLDDALGRVLSEDVMSDIDIPGFDRSWKDGYAVFAADTTNATDSIPSMLKLKGRIDMGAGEKMSLSRGECFNIPTGGQMPEGADAVVMVEYTDEVGGDILVKRPVAVGENVVKKGEDFPEGGVVFGRGEVLSASDLGALAAIGYYEVPVMKKPVVGIISTGIEIVPVDKKPEIGEVRDVNSYLCSAFVRKQGGIPLHLGIVRDNDEEMISLIRSGVDKCDLILISGGSSKDIRDITARVLYAEGEVLAHGVMLAPGKPTIIAKVRDTPVIGIPGHPAATYMVLSVIVRHLLAAMAGFSDTMKSVRKAKLVTNISSEKGREEYVRVKLVAEDEAMPLFGKSGLLNTIVESDGVIKIPAGREGFEAGEEVEVFLW; encoded by the coding sequence ATGAAATCGTCTTTTTTGAGCCTGATTAGAGTAGACGAAGCAGTAGATCTTGCAAAATCCATTGCACCCGCGATGCCTCCGGAGAAGGTTCTCCTCGATGATGCCCTCGGGAGGGTTCTTTCAGAGGATGTCATGTCCGATATCGATATCCCGGGCTTTGACCGGTCATGGAAGGATGGCTATGCGGTCTTTGCCGCAGATACGACAAATGCGACCGATTCGATCCCTTCTATGTTGAAACTGAAGGGAAGGATCGATATGGGTGCGGGGGAGAAAATGTCGCTTTCAAGGGGGGAGTGCTTCAATATCCCTACCGGCGGCCAGATGCCTGAAGGAGCAGATGCAGTCGTAATGGTCGAGTACACCGATGAGGTAGGCGGCGATATTCTTGTCAAACGGCCGGTTGCAGTCGGTGAGAACGTTGTAAAGAAAGGCGAAGATTTTCCTGAAGGCGGCGTTGTTTTCGGAAGAGGTGAGGTTCTTTCTGCATCCGATCTCGGTGCCCTGGCTGCGATAGGCTACTATGAAGTGCCGGTCATGAAGAAACCGGTCGTAGGAATAATCTCTACAGGAATCGAGATCGTCCCTGTCGACAAAAAACCGGAGATAGGAGAGGTCAGGGATGTAAACAGCTACCTCTGTTCCGCGTTCGTCAGGAAACAGGGGGGAATCCCGCTGCATCTGGGAATTGTCAGGGATAATGACGAGGAGATGATCTCCCTTATCCGGAGCGGCGTGGACAAGTGCGATCTGATCCTGATATCCGGCGGGAGTTCGAAGGATATACGTGATATTACCGCCCGTGTTCTCTATGCAGAAGGCGAGGTGCTTGCACACGGCGTAATGCTTGCACCGGGCAAGCCGACGATTATCGCAAAGGTTAGGGATACGCCTGTAATCGGAATTCCCGGTCACCCTGCCGCGACATATATGGTTCTCTCGGTAATTGTCCGTCATCTCCTCGCAGCAATGGCCGGTTTTTCAGATACCATGAAATCCGTCAGGAAGGCGAAGCTTGTCACAAACATATCCTCGGAGAAGGGCCGCGAGGAGTATGTGCGTGTAAAACTGGTCGCAGAAGACGAAGCCATGCCTCTTTTCGGGAAGTCGGGTCTCCTGAATACGATCGTGGAAAGCGACGGCGTAATTAAGATCCCGGCCGGCCGCGAGGGCTTTGAGGCCGGTGAGGAAGTGGAGGTATTCCTTTGGTAA